TGGCGTTCAACATGCTCGACGCCCCGTGCTTCGCCGCCATCGGCACGATCCGCCGTCAGATGGACAGCCCCAAGTGGTTCTGGTTCGCCATCGGCTACCAGTGCGTCTTTGCCTGGGTCGTGGGACTGATTATCAACCAGCTGTGGGAGCTCTTCGCGCTGGGCAACTTCGGCGTGTGGACCGTCGTCGCGTTCGTGCTGCTCGCGGGCATGATCTTCCAGATTGCGCGGCCGATGCCCAGGGACGAGAGGAAGGACGAGAAGATTCTCTCCGACCTCTCCGAGTCCGCTGCGTAGTCAGAGGCACGGTTCTCTTTTGACTCGCCCTCGGGGCGCGTCGTCGGCACCTCCCGCCGGCGGCGCGCCCCTCTCGCCAGAAGGAGGCGCCCATGGTCAACGTGGTCATCTTTCTCGTGGTGGTGGCAGTGGTGATCGTCGCGGCGGGCCGCTACGTGCGCACGCTGCGTCGCGGTGGCTGCGGGTGCGGCTGCTCGGGCGGGGGAGACGCGCACGTCGCACGCCCCTCGGTGGCTGACACCAACGAGGCGCACTACCCCCACGCCGTGGACCTGAAGGTGGAGGGCATGCACTGCGAGCGTTGCCTTGCGGCCGTGGAGACCGCGCTCGACTCGATCGGCGGGGTGTGGGCCCGCGCCAGTCTGCCCGACGAGGTGCGCGTCCTCTCCAAGGACCCGGTCGACCGGGGCGCGCTCGTGCGTGCCGTGGAGGCGGCGGGCTACCGCGTGGCGGGGTAGGGGCGCCGCCACGCTCGGCGCGGCCTGGTGCCGCGATGCCGCCCCGCGGCGCCCGGCCTGCGGCCGGGCACGTGGCCCCTTGGGGGCACGTCAGAATAGCGGGGTACTTTTTCGTGTGCTCGCAGAGTATCCACGGAACCGAACCTCAAAAAGCAACAGGTAGAAAAATGCTACTCTAGTTGTAGTACTTTACGTGTCCCGAAAAAAGTACCCAACTATTGAAACGGCGGTCCCGCATGGCAGAAAACCTACCTCAGGCCCTCGCGTGGGCAGCGCTCGGCTGCGGATTCACCTGGCTCATGACGACGGCGGGCTCTGCCGTCGTGTTCTTCTTCCGCTCCGAGCGCAGGCTCATGCACCATATCTTCCTCGGCTTCGCCGCGGGCGTCATGGTGGCGGCAAGCGTGTGGTCGCTGCTGAACCCCGCGATTGAGCAGGCCGAGGGCCTGGGGGTCCCGGGGTGGGTGCCTGCCGCGGGCGGCTTTCTCCTGGGCGTGGCGTTCCTGATGGCGCTCGACACGTTCCTGCCCCACCTCCATGCCGACGCCGACGAGGCAGAGGGCGTGCCCTCCGGCTGGAAGCGCACCACGCTGCTCGTCTCGGCGGTGACGCTGCACAACATCCCCGAGGGAATGTCCGTCGGCCTGCTCTTTGCCATGGCGGCGCAGACCGCCGATGCGGCGGGGGAGGCCTACCTCGGGATGGCGGTCGCGCTCGCCGTTGGCATCGGCCTCCAGAACTTCCCCGAGGGTGCGGCCATCTCGCTGCCGCTCGCGCGCGAGGGCATGAGCCGCCGGAGAGCCTTTGCCATGGGGAGCCTCTCCGGCATCGTGGAGCCGGTCTTTGGCGTGCTCGTGGTGCTTGCGAGCGGTTGGATAGCGCCGTACATGCCGTGGCTGCTCGCGTTCGCGGCGGGCGCGATGATCTACGTGGTGGTGGAGGAGCTCATCCCGGAGGCCCATCTCGGCGAGCACTCCAACGTGGGCACCCTCGGCTTCATCGCGGGGTTCGTGGTGATGATGATCCTTGATGTCGCGCTGGGATAGATAGTAAACCACATCTTACTTGTGGAGAACTTGCGAATCCCAGTAAAGGAATGGGATTTAGCAAAAGTTCTCCTATACTAACAATCGTGCTGAGGGGAACAGAGACTCGGAACCCGGCACGACTCGTTTAACCCTGCCCGAGCGACGGACCCTCTCCCCGTCGCGAACGGCGCACCCAAGCGCCGCCTGCTCACCCCCTCAGAGCAGGCGGCGCGCTTCTGTCATTCCTTGCCGATGACCTGCTGCAGAAACGCGAGAGGCCCCCGGGCTTCCGTGGAGAAGTTCCGCTTGGCGCACTTCTCGCGGGAAGCCCGGGGGCCTCGGCTTCGCGTTATGGGCGAGCGCAGCCTACTTCTTGGCCTTGCCCTGGTTGGCGACTGCGTTGATCTTGGCCTCGATGGTGGCGGGGTCGCCGATGTAGTGCTTGTCGACGACGTTCCAGTCCTTGTCGAAGGTGTAGGCGCACGGCACGCCGGTCGGGATGTTGACCTCGAGGATCTGCTCGGGGGTCAGCTTCTCGAACTGCATGACTAGGGCGCGCAGGCTGTTGCCGTGGGCGGCGATCAGCACGCGCTTGCCAGCCTCCATCTGCGGCTTGATCTCCTGCTCGAAGTACGGCCAGGCGCGGGCGATCGTGTCCTTGAGGCACTCGGTGTAGGGGAGGTCCTCCTTGGGCACCTCGCGGAACATCTCCTGGACGTGCGGGTCGCGCTCGTCGCCGGGCTCGAGGGCGGGCGGCTGGACGTCAAAGGAGCGACGCCAGATCTTGACCTGCTCCTCGCCGTGCTCGGCTGCGGCGTCAGCCTTGTTCAGGCCCTGGAGGGCGCCGTAGTGGCGCTCGTTGAGCTGCCAGGCCTTGTGGACGGGCAGCCAGTTGCGGTCGAGCTCGTCCAGCACGCAGTTGAGCGTGTGGATGGCGCGCTTGAGCAGCGAGGTGTAGCAGACGTCGAAGTCAAAGCCGGCCTCCTTGAGGGCCTTGCCGCCGGCGTGGGCCTCCTCGCGGCCGGTGTCGGTGAGGTCGACGTCGGTCCAGCCGGTGAAGAGGTTGAGCTTGTTCCACTCGGACTCGCCGTGACGGACGATGACGAGCTGCATGGTCTGGTCGTCGGACATGTGACTTCCCTTCTCGATGCGGAGTTTGTGCGGCGGTCGCCGTACGTCTCCTATAGTAGCCGGAACGGGTATAGTTGACCCTGGTTAACAACGATGGATTTTCCCGATGGAGGCCTTATGGGTCCGATCGATTATCTCATCCTGGGCGTCGTCGCCGTGTTGGTCGTGCTGGCCGTGCGCGCCGTCATCAGTTCCCGCGACGACGGTTGCGCGGGCTGCGGGAGCAAGGCGGGCTGTCACGCGCATGCGACGGGCGCTCCCTGCCCGGCCGCGCGCGACATGCTCAAGAACGTGGAGGAGCGGCTCGGCGCATGAATCTGCCGGCATCTCCGCGCAAAACGCTCGTTCGTGTGATGAAAATGCCGTCTCAGATTCAAAACTGCCGCTCGTGTGATGGGGTTTTGGGCATTGGACGGAGCCTCTCTTCGTAAAAGGCCAGTTGAGTAATCAGATTATTAACTAATATCGGATCTGGGGAAGAAAAACCAATCACAGGAGACGCCGTTTTGCCCCTCGGGGGCCTTCATCATCACACGAGCGGCCATTCTGCATGATGCTGACGGGGCGTCCCGCGCATCAGCGGCCGCGCGCACCGAAGGGGACGCTGCGGCGTCGGCGAATGGGTAACAGCGGCGAAACACTCTTGTGAGAACCTCTAGCGGACTATGACCCCCGCCTGTGTCGGAGAGGATTATCGCATGAGCACCGAGAAGGACATCGACTTCGTCCTGCGCACCGTTGAGAAGCGTGACATT
Above is a genomic segment from Olsenella timonensis containing:
- a CDS encoding heavy-metal-associated domain-containing protein, coding for MVNVVIFLVVVAVVIVAAGRYVRTLRRGGCGCGCSGGGDAHVARPSVADTNEAHYPHAVDLKVEGMHCERCLAAVETALDSIGGVWARASLPDEVRVLSKDPVDRGALVRAVEAAGYRVAG
- the gpmA gene encoding 2,3-diphosphoglycerate-dependent phosphoglycerate mutase; this translates as MSDDQTMQLVIVRHGESEWNKLNLFTGWTDVDLTDTGREEAHAGGKALKEAGFDFDVCYTSLLKRAIHTLNCVLDELDRNWLPVHKAWQLNERHYGALQGLNKADAAAEHGEEQVKIWRRSFDVQPPALEPGDERDPHVQEMFREVPKEDLPYTECLKDTIARAWPYFEQEIKPQMEAGKRVLIAAHGNSLRALVMQFEKLTPEQILEVNIPTGVPCAYTFDKDWNVVDKHYIGDPATIEAKINAVANQGKAKK
- a CDS encoding FeoB-associated Cys-rich membrane protein, with amino-acid sequence MGPIDYLILGVVAVLVVLAVRAVISSRDDGCAGCGSKAGCHAHATGAPCPAARDMLKNVEERLGA
- a CDS encoding ZIP family metal transporter is translated as MAENLPQALAWAALGCGFTWLMTTAGSAVVFFFRSERRLMHHIFLGFAAGVMVAASVWSLLNPAIEQAEGLGVPGWVPAAGGFLLGVAFLMALDTFLPHLHADADEAEGVPSGWKRTTLLVSAVTLHNIPEGMSVGLLFAMAAQTADAAGEAYLGMAVALAVGIGLQNFPEGAAISLPLAREGMSRRRAFAMGSLSGIVEPVFGVLVVLASGWIAPYMPWLLAFAAGAMIYVVVEELIPEAHLGEHSNVGTLGFIAGFVVMMILDVALG